A window of the Alnus glutinosa chromosome 4, dhAlnGlut1.1, whole genome shotgun sequence genome harbors these coding sequences:
- the LOC133865640 gene encoding cellulose synthase A catalytic subunit 7 [UDP-forming] produces MEASAGLVAGSHNRNELVVIHGHEEHKPLKNLDGQVCEICGDDVGLTVDGDLFVACNECGFPVCRPCYEYERREGSQLCPQCRTRYKRLKGSPRVEGDEDEEDVDDIEHEFKVEDEQNKHNHLAEAMLHGKMSYGRGPEDDENAHIPPVIVGARSRPVSGEFPISSHAHGDQQMLSSSLHKRVHPYPVSESGSARWDEKKEDGWKDRTDDWKMQQGNLGPEQDDIDPDIAMMDEARQPLSRKVPIASSKINPYRMVIIARLFILALFLRYRLMNPVRDAFGLWLTSVICEIWFALSWILDQFPKWYPIDRETYLDRLSLRYEREGEPNQLSAVDLFVSTVDPMKEPPLVTANTVLSILAVDYPVDKISCYISDDGASMLTFEALSETAEFARKWVPFCKKFTIEPRAPEMYFAEKIDYLKDKVQPTFVKERRAMKREYEEFKVRVNALVAKATKVPPEGWIMQDGTPWPGNNTKDHPGMIQVFLGHSGGVDAEGNELPRLVYVSREKRPGFQHHKKAGAMNALIRVSAVLTNAPFILNLDCDHYINNSKAAREAMCFLMDPQTGKKVCYVQFPQRFDGIDTNDRYANRNTVFFDINMKGLDGIQGPVYVGTGCVFRRQALYGYNPPKGPKRPKMVSCDCCPCFGRRKKQKYAKDGANGDGASLQEMDDDKELLMSQMNFEKKFGQSAIFVTSTLMEQGGVPPSSSPAALLKEAIHVISCGYEDKTDWGQELGWIYGSITEDILSGFKMHCRGWRSIYCMPKRPAFKGTAPINLSDRLNQVLRWALGSIEIFFSHHCPIWYGYKEGKLKWLERFSYVNTTVYPFTSLPLLAYCTLPAICLLTDKFIMPPISTFASLYFIALFMSIFITGILELRWSGVTIEEWWRNEQFWVIGGVSAHLFAVVQGLLKVLAGIDTNFTVTSKATDDEDFGELYTFKWTTLLIPPTTILIINLVGVVAGISDAINNGYQSWGPLFGKLFFAFWVIVHLYPFLKGLMGRQNRTPTIVVIWSILLASIFSLLWVRIDPFVLKTKGPDTKQCGINC; encoded by the exons ATGGAAGCCAGCGCCGGACTAGTCGCCGGATCTCACAACCGCAACGAGCTCGTCGTCATTCACGGCCATGAAGAG CACAAGCCTTTGAAGAACTTGGATGGCCAGGTCTGTGAGATATGTGGCGATGACGTCGGGCTAACGGTGGACGGAGATTTGTTTGTCGCCTGCAATGAGTGTGGTTTTCCGGTGTGCCGGCCTTGCTATGAATATGAGAGGAGAGAAGGCAGCCAGCTTTGCCCTCAGTGCAGGACTAGATACAAGCGTCTCAAAG GGAGCCCAAGGGTGGAgggagatgaagatgaagaggaTGTGGATGATATCGAGCACGAGTTCAAGGTCGAGGATGAGCAGAACAAGCATAACCATCTTGCAGAAGCGATGCTTCATGGTAAGATGAGCTATGGAAGAGGCCCTGAAGACGACGAAAACGCCCATATCCCACCAGTTATAGTCGGTGCTAGATCCCGACCG GTGAGCGGTGAATTTCCAATATCATCCCATGCTCATGGAGATCAGCAGATGCTATCTTCTTCGTTGCATAAACGTGTGCATCCATATCCAGTTTCTGAATCTG GGAGTGCAAGGTGGGATGAAAAGAAAGAGGATGGTTGGAAAGATAGGACGGATGACTGGAAAATGCAGCAAGGCAACCTGGGGCCTGAACAGGACGACATTGACCCTGACATTGCCAT GATGGATGAAGCTAGGCAGCCACTGTCAAGAAAAGTACCGATTGCTTCAAGCAAAATAAATCCTTATCGGATGGTGATTATAGCCCGGCTTTTTATTTTGGCCTTGTTCCTCCGATATAGACTTATGAATCCGGTTCGTGATGCCTTTGGGCTCTGGTTAACGTCTGTGATATGTGAAATTTGGTTTGCACTTTCTTGGATCCTTGATCAGTTCCCTAAATGGTACCCTATTGATCGTGAGACCTACCTTGATCGTCTTTCACTCAG GTATGAGAGGGAGGGTGAACCAAATCAGCTGTCTGCAGTAGATCTCTTCGTCAGTACTGTGGATCCCATGAAGGAGCCCCCTCTTGTTACAGCAAACACAGTTCTTTCAATCTTGGCCGTGGACTACCCAGTTGATAAGATCTCATGCTACATTTCTGATGATGGTGCTTCCATGCTCACCTTTGAAGCCTTGTCTGAAACTGCAGAATTTGCACGGAAATGGGTTCCTTTCTGCAAGAAATTTACTATAGAGCCTCGAGCCCCTGAGATGTACTTTGCGGAGAAGATTGATTATCTCAAGGACAAGGTCCAGCCTACTTTTGTTAAGGAGCGTAGAGCTATGAAG AGAGAATATGAAGAATTCAAGGTTAGGGTAAATGCACTTGTGGCCAAAGCTACAAAGGTACCTCCAGAGGGGTGGATCATGCAAGATGGGACGCCATGGCCAGGAAACAATACCAAGGATCACCCTGGTATGATTCAGGTGTTTCTCGGTCACAGTGGAGGAGTTGATGCTGAAGGAAATGAGCTTCCTCGTCTTGTCTATGTATCCCGTGAGAAAAGGCCTGGTTTTCAACATCACAAGAAAGCTGGTGCCATGAATGCTCtg ATTCGGGTCTCTGCTGTGCTCACCAATGCCCCTTTCATTCTAAACTTGGACTGTGATCACTATATCAACAACAGCAAAGCCGCGCGGGAGGCCATGTGTTTCTTGATGGACCCCCAAACTGGGAAGAAGGTCTGCTATGTCCAATTCCCTCAAAGATTCGACGGCATTGATACAAATGATCGATACGCCAACAGAAACACAGTCTTCTTTGAT ATCAACATGAAAGGTCTAGATGGAATTCAAGGTCCTGTATATGTGGGCACAGGATGTGTTTTCAGAAGGCAAGCTTTATATGGCTATAACCCTCCCAAAGGTCCTAAGCGCCCAAAGATGGTAAGCTGTGACTGCTGCCCGTGTTTTGGACGCCGCAAGAAGCAAAAGTATGCTAAGGACGGGGCAAATGGAGATGGTGCAAGCCTACAAG AAATGGACGATGACAAGGAGCTATTGATGTCCCAGatgaattttgaaaagaaatttggGCAGTCGGCAATTTTTGTGACTTCGACCTTAATGGAACAGGGTGGCGTGCCTCCTTCCTCGAGTCCGGCAGCCCTGCTCAAAGAAGCCATTCATGTAATCAGTTGTGGCTATGAAGACAAAACAGATTGGGGTCAAGAG CTTGGTTGGATCTATGGATCAATCACAGAGGATATCCTCTCGGGTTTCAAGATGCATTGCCGTGGTTGGAGGTCTATATACTGTATGCCAAAGAGACCTGCATTCAAGGGTACAGCTCCCATCAACCTGTCAGATCGGCTAAACCAGGTGCTTCGGTGGGCACTTGGTTCCATTGAGATCTTTTTCAGTCACCACTGTCCTATTTGGTATGGCTACAAGGAAGGGAAACTCAAGTGGCTCGAGAGATTTTCCTACGTCAACACAACAGTCTATCCCTTCACCTCCTTACCTCTCCTTGCCTACTGTACCCTCCCTGCTATCTGCTTGCTCACCGATAAATTCATCATGCCACCG ATAAGCACTTTTGCGAGTCTCTACTTCATTGCCTTGTTCATGTCAATCTTTATTACGGGCATTCTTGAGCTGAGATGGAGCGGAGTTACTATTGAGGAATGGTGGAGAAACGAGCAATTCTGGGTCATTGGTGGTGTGTCAGCACATCTCTTTGCTGTTGTGCAAGGTCTCCTGAAGGTTTTAGCTGGAATTGACACTAACTTCACTGTCACATCCAAGGCAACAGATGATGAGGATTTTGGAGAATTATACACATTTAAATGGACAACCCTTCTAATTCCTCCAACTACAATCTTAATCATCAACCTCGTTGGGGTTGTCGCTGGGATCTCAGATGCCATAAACAATGGATACCAATCATGGGGACCTCTATTTGGGAAGCTCTTCTTTGCATTCTGGGTGATTGTCCATCTCTACCCATTCCTTAAAGGTCTGATGGGGCGGCAGAACCGGACACCAACCATTGTTGTCATATGGTCAATCCTTTTGGCTTCCATCTTCTCCTTGCTTTGGGTCCGAATTGATCCATTTGTGTTGAAAACCAAGGGACCTGACACCAAGCAATGTGGAATTAATTGTTAA